A stretch of DNA from Candida dubliniensis CD36 chromosome 6, complete sequence:
TCATATATGTAAATGAATTTAGCCACATGATCGATTCTTGTTTTGCTCTGACcataaaaatatttgcCTTCAAGTCAATTTGGGCTCTGTTAACTAAATGTTCAACCTCTGATGAAGAAGGGTATTTAGACATTTCTGTGTCGTCTTTTCTTCGTCTTCTTTGCTCCTCAACATTTAAACCTTGAAGAACTTGATTTTTAAACAATCTCTGTTCATACGctttgattttgttcaaAATTATATCGTACCCTTCAACCACAATAATCACATTGTACTCATTTGGTGTCATTGACAATGCTTGTTGCTTTGCTGCTGACACATCAGCTTTCAAAGTGCTGCTTCGtagtttttcaaaaaatacTGACGCATGATAATACAATACAAATGTTTTCTCAAGAACCCGCCTTGGGTGACATGGTATAAATATATCCCTTTCTTTATCGTAAACTGCGTTTATATTTCGCTTCCAAAAAATCACTGGTAACGTATATGAAGCCTTGATAACACGCAGTTGGAAATCTTTAACCAAATCTTCCAACCTCGTATAAACCGACTCAGATATATGTAATTCCATTTCTGCCAAAagttcttcttttttcctTGTAGCTCTATTGACTTCTTTCAATTCCTTTGATGTGTACtgaaaattatcaatacGTGGCAAATCTATCACCTGATCAACAGTCTTGGAACGCTTTACAGGCTTTACAGCCTGTTGAGGTGGTTCTTGCACAGTTCTGGATCTTTTCGCAGGCTGGGCACTCAAAACTGTTTCATGTGCAACTGGTTGGGACGTTGGTACAATTGGATCAAgttcgtcatcatcatcatcatcgtcgtcACTCGAGAGCCATTTCACAAACGGTGGCATCTTGAAACTACTAGAAACAGAGTTTGAAACTGACGAGGGCCCCAATCCAGTAGTTACTGGTTGAGAAACAGGCTTTGATAGTTTTAGTCTAGATCCACCATTACGAATCGTTGTTACAACATTATCCATCAGAAATGAAAAACTggaatcaataattgagTCGTTCATGGTTCTTTCTGGTTGTTGGCTTGCAGAGTTTACAGGAGATGATGGTAGCTGTGTTGATCCCAGTATTTTTGAAGTTTCGTTTAATTTTTGCACTATGCTAGTTTCCTCTTCGTCGCTTTCTATAATAATCACATCTGTAACTTGATCAGTTGAAGTGTATGTGGATTTGGAAACTGATCTCAGGTAGTTTGTGGATATGCTTGTGTGATTTGACTCTTGGTTGGGACTTGGCTGAAACTCTTTTGTTTGACTAGACTGGATCGATGTTAAAATAGGGGGATCTTCGTTACATGAATCACTAAGTCTATGTAGTAAAGAGTGTTAgtaaatcaaacaatacGCGTCgtaaatatattttcattaacaaaaatt
This window harbors:
- a CDS encoding DNA recombination and repair protein, putative (Similar to S. cerevisiae MMS4;~spliced gene) — encoded protein: MEPRQIIELSDDDDESHLNLNTTRKPIKLTTNEPEVIESLSDSCNEDPPILTSIQSSQTKEFQPSPNQESNHTSISTNYSRSVSKSTYTSTDQVTDVIIIESDEEETSIVQKLNETSKISGSTQLPSSPVNSASQQPERTMNDSIIDSSFSFSMDNVVTTIRNGGSRLKLSKPVSQPVTTGLGPSSVSNSVSSSFKMPPFVKWLSSDDDDDDDDELDPIVPTSQPVAHETVLSAQPAKRSRTVQEPPQQAVKPVKRSKTVDQVIDLPRIDNFQYTSKELKEVNRATRKKEELLAEMELHISESVYTRLEDLVKDFQSRVIKASYTLPVIFWKRNINAVYDKERDIFIPCHPRRVLEKTFVLYYHASVFFEKLRSSTLKADVSAAKQQALSMTPNEYNVIIVVEGYDIILNKIKAYEQRLFKNQVLQGLNVEEQRRRRKDDTEMSKYPSSSEVEHLVNRAQIDLKANIFMVRAKQESIMWLNSFTYMISQSLYDKFERNQGLANLGTVKSGADTKSTFLQSMKQFNLMTQAKADILYVSHQSLHSMYTKFRSQGTLGKDNLRRNIVPPSVDSSMNKFFTADDPDMVIN